A genomic segment from Aegilops tauschii subsp. strangulata cultivar AL8/78 chromosome 1, Aet v6.0, whole genome shotgun sequence encodes:
- the LOC109780815 gene encoding serine/threonine-protein kinase BSK1-2, producing the protein MGCCGSSLRSWVHAEKPPGPRRPAPPPPPPHRPSFSLKAQKAAPPPPAARGEEEQEVPALAEFLLAELRAATDGFAAGNIVSESGEKAPNLVYRGRLRGASGGAAPRAIAVKKFAKHAWPDPKQFAEEAKGVGKLRHRRLANLIGYCCDGDERLLVAEFMSNDTLAKHLFHWENQTIEWAMRLRVAYCIAEALGYCSNEERSLYHDLNAYRVLFDENGDPRLSCFGLMKNSRDGKSYSTNLAYTPPEYLRNGRVTAESVIFSFGTVLLDLLSGKRIPPSHALDMIRSRNIQALMDSHLEGNYSTEEATTLVNLASQCLQYEPRDRPDIKKLVSILEPLQTKSEVPSYVMLGVPKPDEPSKAPPSPTPQPQHPLSPMGEACSRMDLTAIHQILVSMHYRDDEGSNELSFQEWTQQMRDMLDARKQGDFAFRDKDFKAAIDCYTQFVDVGTMVSPTVYARRSLCHLMCDQPDAALRDAMQAQCVYPDWPTAFYMQAVALSKLDMQSDATDMLNEASQLEEKRQKSARGP; encoded by the exons ATGGGCTGCTGCGGCTCCTCGCTGCGGTCGTGGGTCCACGCGGAGAAGCCGCCGGGGCCCCGGCGGCCTgctccccctcccccgccgccgcaccgcccctccttctccctcaaggcgcagaaggccgccccgccgccgccggcggcgcgcggggaggaggagcaggaggtcCCGGCGCTCGCGGAGTTCTTGCTGGCGGAGCTCCGCGCGGCCACGGACGGCTTCGCGGCGGGGAATATCGTGTCGGAGAGCGGCGAGAAGGCCCCCAACCTCGTCTACAGGGGCCGGCTGCGGGGCGCCTCCGGaggcgccgcccctcgcgccaTCGCCGTCAAGAAGTTCGCCAAGCATGCCTGGCCTGACCCCAAGCAGTTCGCG GAGGAGGCCAAGGGGGTGGGCAAGCTGCGGCACCGAAGGCTGGCAAACCTCATCGGCTACTGCTGCGACGGCGACGAGCGGCTGCTTGTCGCGGAGTTCATGTCCAACGATACCCTCGCCAAGCACCTGTTCCACT GGGAAAACCAGACTATTGAATGGGCTATGCGTCTGAGAGTTGCATACTGCATTGCCGAAGCATTGGGATATTGCAGCAATGAGGAACGCTCTTTATATCATGACCTAAATGCATACAGAGTCCTCTTTGATGAG AATGGTGATCCACGCCTCTCATGCTTTGGTCTGATGAAAAACAGCAGGGATGGGAAAAGTTATAGCACAAATCTAGCGTACACACCTCCAGAATATCTGAGAAATG gCAGGGTCACAGCAGAAAGTGTCATTTTCAGTTTCGGCACTgtactccttgatcttctcagCGGAAAGCGCATACCTCCTTCCCAT GCACTTGATATGATAAGAAGCAGAAACATCCAAGCACTAATGGATTCACATTTGGAGGGGAACTACTCAACGGAGGAGGCTACTACCTTGGTGAATCTTGCTTCTCAATGTTTGCAGTATGAACCAAGAGACCGGCCTGATATAAAGAAGTTGGTTTCCATTCTCGAACCACTGCAAACCAAATCAGAG GTGCCATCTTATGTGATGCTTGGAGTTCCGAAACCTGATGAACCATCAAAGGCACCACCTAGCCCTACTCCACAGCCACAGCACCCTCTTTCTCCCATGGGAGAAGCCTGTTCAAGGATGGACCTAACTGCCATACATCAGATTCTAGTCTCGATGCATTACAGAGATGATGAAGGGAGTAATGAG TTATCGTTCCAAGAATGGACACAGCAGATGAGGGATATGTTGGACGCCCGGAAACAGGGTGACTTTGCTTTCCGAGACAAGGACTTCAAAGCAGCCATAGATTGTTATACTCAG TTTGTTGATGTCGGGACAATGGTGTCGCCAACGGTTTACGCCAGACGGAGCTTGTGCCACCTGATGTGTGACCAACCTGACGCTGCCCTCCGGGACGCAATGCAAGCGCAGTGTGTGTATCCCGATTGGCCCACAGCTTTCTACATGCAGGCGGTCGCCCTGTCCAAGCTAGACATGCAGAGTGACGCCACCGACATGTTGAACGAGGCCTCACAACTTGAAGAGAAGAGGCAAAAGAGCGCAAGAGGTCCATGA